The following is a genomic window from Bacteroidota bacterium.
CTTTTATAATAAACGTAAAATAATAAATGACAAAAATAAAATTAAATTTGTTGCGTTGAATAGAGTATATAAAAAACTTCATCAATCTGCTAATAATTTAAAAGTATTTTTAAACAAATACCCTGTTTAGGGGTTAAACAACCTGAAAATTTTTTTAAAGAAACCGCCAGACCAAAGAGGACATCCAAGAATTTAATTTTTTTTAACAGCAAAACAGGAGTAGAAATTCATAAACAATTCATAATTTTAAGTATATTTTAAAATGCTTCATTAAAAATTAAGCACATGAAAAAGATCTTATTAATAGCAATTCTTATTCCACTGTTATTTTCCTGCAAAGACAGGGAAAAAGCAGAATTAAAAGCCAAGAATGACAGCCTGCAGATGCAGGTAACGAAGCGGGATTCGACAGTAAACAGTTTCTTCGAATCGTTTAATGATATTCAGACCAATCTGGACAGCATCAAACAGAAAGAAAAAATCATTACCGTCAGTGCAACAGGGAATGCCAATGAGATGGCCTCATCTCAGAAAGACAAAATCAACAATGATATCCAGTTGATTGATGAGTTGATGTTAAAAAACAAGGAAAAGATTGCCCACCTCAATCGCCTGATGAAAAGTTCCCACATGAGAATCAGTCATTTTCAGAAGATGATTGCAAACCTGACCAAGCAAATTGAAGAAAAGGATAAAGAAATCAACGAGCTTAAGGAACAACTGGCCAAGTTAAACTTTCAGGTCGGGACTCTTACCTCCAATGTTGATTCCTTGCAAGCTGCAAATAAAAACAAGGAAGAAGTAATAGGCCAGAAGACCACAGCCTTGAATACAGCTTACTATGCCTATGGTACCAAAAAAGAACTAATTGCCAACCGCATCATTGCAAAGGAAGGAGGATTCTTAGGCATGGGTAAAAGCGAAAAGCTGTTGGATAATTTTAACAAATCCTATTTTACCAAAATTGACATTACAAAAACTTCTTCCATAGCCCTTTACGGGAAAAAAGCCCATCTTCTTACGTCTCATCCCTCATCTTCCTACAGGTTCGAAAGCAGTAACGGTAAAGTTGATAAACTCATTATTTTGGATGCAAATGAATTCTGGAGTACCTCAAAATATCTGGTGGTTGTTATAGAATAATTATCAAAAAGCATTGAGATAAAGGGTTTTGCAGCAAAACTGTAAAACCCTTTATTTTTTGTATTTTTTTAATTGCATCGTTTTCCCATCCCAGACAGCATAGCTGAAATTAAAAATCCAATCACCCACATTGATGTACCTGCTGGTTTCGTTTAATTTGATATCAAGCAGCAGATGCCTGTGGCCGAAGACGAAATAATCGAAATGCTCATTCTGAAGTTTTTCTTTAGCAAATTTCACCAACTGCTCGCGTTCCTCACCCTTAAACACTTCGGAAATTCCTTTCGAATACCTGCTTTTACGCGACCATGCCTGCCCAAATGCAACAGTAAGATTGGGATGAATCCTGGAAAAACAAAACTGTAAAAATTTTGACGTAAAAATGGCTTTAAGGAGTTTGTAACTGTAATCCCCGGAGCCAAGCCCGTCGCCATGGCCGATAAAAAACTTCTTGCCGTCAAACACTTTTACAACAGGTTCGTGATGGACAATCACGCCGGTTTCAGAAGACAGATAATCGAATATCCAGACATCATGGTTTCCGGTAAAATAATGCACAGGTATGCCGCTATCGGTAATTTCGCATATTTTCCCCAAAAAACGGGTAAAACCACGGGGTACTACTTTTTTATATTCGTACCAATAATCGAACATGTCACCTAAAAGATAAATCCCGGCAGCATCTTTTTTCACCTGATCAAGCCAGGAGACGAACAGCTTTTCGCGTTCCCGGCTTTGTTGATAGGGATAAAGGCCCAGGTGCAGGTCTGAAGCAAAATATATTTTTTTTTGTTCCTCCAAAATAAAAGACGTTAAAGAATTAATAACCGTAAATTTCTTTGAGCTTCTTTTCCAATGCCGGCCCGCGCAAATTGACAGCGATAATCCGGCTGTTGGGGTCAAGAAGATAACAGGTAGGAATCCGTTCAAGCCCATAGAGAGGGACGACCGACGAATTCCATTCCTTTAAATCGCTGACCTGCGTCCAGTACATACGATCCTCACGAATAGCCTTAATCCACGCATCCCTTGACTTATCCAGAGAAACCTGGAAAATCACAAAGCCAGCAGAACGGTATTTATGGTTTAAAATGACCAGATTTTTATTTTCCAGCCTGCAGGGTGGGCACCATGAAGCCCAAAAAACCAATAAAACATATTTTTCCTGATAGCCCGACAAGGTAACCGGCGAACCATACTGGTTGTTAAGAGTAATATCCGGGGCAAAAGATCCCAACTGTGCCCGCCTGGCTCCTTTAACCTTTAACTTTTCCTTCAAACTCTCTACATAACTATGAAAATTTTCCACATAGGGAGAGTTTGAATAGTTCTGGGTAAGAGAGGAATCAACTTTAAAGAAATATTTATAATCAATCTCCGGGCGAACCACAAAAGTGCGGGGATTAAACTGTTGATATAAAGCCATGATACAGGAAAGCGACTGAATATTTCCGGTTATAAAATCAAAAGTATATTTTCTTTGACTATCGGCAATTTTATCAAAAGATTTGTCAAGAGCATCCCTTAGGGAATCTATTTTGGTGCTGTCGCGGTAACGCAGGTAAATGGCATTGAGTGAATCAATACTGGCCAGGCTTTTATTCAGTCTGAATGTCAGATCGTGCATAAGCATTGAACCGGTTGATCCACTAATATGATAAGTCTTTGGCAGGTCTTTATATTGGCCGGTGATAAAGATATTATCGCCTTTATCTATCAGTAAAGTAATAAAATTGTTGGGAGAAACACGCAGGGTGAAAAATTTAGGCATTTCAATCTGCCCCTTGAACTTAAAATTCCCCTGGCGGTCAATAACCATCGAATCGATGGGGCCATCGTTGTCCACCGTCAGTTCCTGCAGGTAAACTTTTCTTCCCTGTCCCTTGTATAAATGCCCCTCAATATCAAATTTGTCGGAGTATCTCTGGCAGGCTGCCAAAAAAAAGAGTCCTATAATAAGATAAAATGATCTTTTACTCATAAACGATTTTTTTTGCAAAATAAACGAAAAAACCAATCAATTTAGCCTAAAGTTTATTCCATAAAACAATTTAACATGGTTTTGCAGATAAATTCGGCAGCCTTTCCATCACCAAAGAAGGGAGGATATTCAAGATGATTGTGGTTCATGAAATGATTAAAGGCCTGATTAATTTTTTCTTCCGAAGCATCAGCAATCAGGGCAGCGCCACAGGCAACCAATTCTTTCCATTCCGTTTCGGGGCGAAGAATGATGCAGGGCTTCTTAAAGAAGAAAGCCTCCTTCTGCACTCCGCCTGAATCGGTCATGACCAATAAGGCATTCTTTTCCAACTCAATAATTTCGAGGTATGAAGCAGGTGGAATTATTTTAATCCTCTTATTTTCCATCAGTGCAGAATAGAGCTGTGGCTTCAGGTTTGTCTTCAGCAGTTTTGCCGTGCGGGGATGAAGAGGGACAATAAAATCAAGGTGATTGTCAAATGAAAGGTTAAAGATGGTTTCAAAAATAGCATTTAACCGTGAAGGGATATCGGTGTTGTTGTCGCGGTGAACAGTAAGCAGGACGTAATGATTTTTCGTAAGCTTATTTTTCCCCAGGAAATTATTTTCCAGTTCAGCAACCTCGGCAAAATGAAGGCTGTTGTCGTACATAATATCCCCGCAGTGAAAAACCCCGGGCTTGTCAATTGAATAGGGAGGTTTATCTTCCAGTACAAATCCTTCATGTTGAAGATTTTGGACGGCCGTACCGGTAGGCGCGAACAACAAAGTAGAAGAATGGTCGCACATGATGCGGTTTATTTCCTCGGGCATGCTTTTGTTGAAAGAACGAAGCCCGGCTTCGATGTGCACAATAGGGACATGAAGCTTCGACCCGGCAATGGAGGCAGCAAGGGTTGAATTGGTATCACCATAAACCAGCAGGCAATGGGGTTTGAGGTCAACCATCAGATTCTCCAAACCAACAATCATGTCGGCAGTCTGCTTTCCATGCGAAGCCGAACCCACCCCAAGATTGAAACAAGGCTTGGGAATATTCAGTTCTTCAAAAAATACCTGCGACATGTTGTAGTCGTAATGCTGACCGGTATGGACAACAATATCTTCTATTTTGTCCGGGAAATGGGTAGTAATGGCACGGCTTATGGCCGATGCTTTAATGATCTGCGGACGGGCTCCAATAATATTCAGGATTTTCATCGCAAAGAATTTTAATTTTTAAGAAAGGAAAGCACTAAAAGGGAAGGAAACGGGCATATACCCGGATAAAAAAACCTGCCTGACAAATTATTACTAAAATAAGCAATCCAATCAGGCAGGTTCAATTAAGTGTTAAAATATACACTAATAATTTTCGGCTTTGATTTCGAAATAAGCCTGGGGATGTCCACAAAGCGGACATACATCCGGAGCTTTTTCGCCTTCAAAAACATAACCGCATTTCAGGCACATCCAGCGATTTTTTCCAACTTTCTTAAAAACTTCACCTTCTTCAAGATTCTTCAGAAGTTTCCTGTAACGTTCTTCGTGCAATTTTTCAACTGTTGCAACCAACCTGAATTTGGCAGCTATTTCGCTAAACCCTTCTTTTTTGGCCACGTCGGCAAATGTCACATACAATTCCGACCATTCTTCTTGCTCGCCTTCAGCAGAAGCAAGAAGGTTTTCCGTGGTAAGACCAATCTTACCGGCAGGATAAGCTGCAGTAATTTCAACAGCACCTCCCTCAAGGAACTTGAAGAAAGTCTTGGCATGCTGCTCTTCATTCAAGGCAGTTTCCATAAAAATATTGGCAATTTGTTCAAAACCTTCCTTGCGTGCTTGTTTGGCAAAGAAAGTATAACGATTTTTTGCCTGCGACTCACCGGCAAAAGCTTTCAACAGATTCTTCTCTGTTTCAGTACCTTTGATGCTGTTCATCTTCTTAATATTTTATTTTAGTTAATTAAAAAATTTAGTATTCTTATAAACAAAATACCGGCAAAAAAGTTAATTCAAATCCTCTTTAGGAGCCTCAGTTTGGGACACCTGGGATCTGTATGTTTTCAGATAATCAGCCCATTTGGTGGTTTTGTAAATATTTCCTCCGTAATAATTTAAAATAGGCTTAAGGTTTTCGGGCGTCAGATAAACCTGCATACGGTCAATCAGCTTGTTATTTTCGTCCAGGAATAATGTGGCAGGGAAGGTCATTTTGCCCTCAAGCATGGCCACAGCCAATTGATGAAAAGGATGTTGTTTGTTTTCATTGACAAATTTCTGTCCGAAAACATTCAAGGTATCCTTGGTGGTTGCATCAATCCGTACAGGATAATAATTTTTGTTGATAAAATTAGCAATTGCAGGATCATTGAACGTGCTGGCATACATCAACATGCTTGAAATACTCCAGTTGGCATACCAGTTAATCATAATTTTCCGGGGATGAAGCTGGTTCATTTTAATTGCTTCTTCAAGCGAGTACCACTTCACCAGGTTTTTTGGTTTCTTATACCCGGCAGAATCAAGAGGGAAAGTTGCTCTGAAATTTTTTTCAAAATCAGGATAAGCTGTACTTCGGTTAATATCTTCGGCAAAATACACCAGGATGGGCATGATGTGCTGCGAATCATAATAACCGGCCACAGGAGACCTTCTCCCCTCTTTATCAATATAAACTATAGTCGGGTATGAAAGGCGTCCATTGAGCAATTTGATTGCCAGCTGATGTGGAGCCCT
Proteins encoded in this region:
- the wecB gene encoding UDP-N-acetylglucosamine 2-epimerase (non-hydrolyzing), whose protein sequence is MKILNIIGARPQIIKASAISRAITTHFPDKIEDIVVHTGQHYDYNMSQVFFEELNIPKPCFNLGVGSASHGKQTADMIVGLENLMVDLKPHCLLVYGDTNSTLAASIAGSKLHVPIVHIEAGLRSFNKSMPEEINRIMCDHSSTLLFAPTGTAVQNLQHEGFVLEDKPPYSIDKPGVFHCGDIMYDNSLHFAEVAELENNFLGKNKLTKNHYVLLTVHRDNNTDIPSRLNAIFETIFNLSFDNHLDFIVPLHPRTAKLLKTNLKPQLYSALMENKRIKIIPPASYLEIIELEKNALLVMTDSGGVQKEAFFFKKPCIILRPETEWKELVACGAALIADASEEKINQAFNHFMNHNHLEYPPFFGDGKAAEFICKTMLNCFME
- a CDS encoding DUF255 domain-containing protein, which gives rise to MKNFSFLILFLFLTCGLFAQTKPVGQPSPAIKWLTLGEAQKLCKDNPKTILVDVYTDWCVWCKKMLAGTFSDPFIVNYINANFYPVRFNAESHDSIRYQDTLYKSTQIGARAPHQLAIKLLNGRLSYPTIVYIDKEGRRSPVAGYYDSQHIMPILVYFAEDINRSTAYPDFEKNFRATFPLDSAGYKKPKNLVKWYSLEEAIKMNQLHPRKIMINWYANWSISSMLMYASTFNDPAIANFINKNYYPVRIDATTKDTLNVFGQKFVNENKQHPFHQLAVAMLEGKMTFPATLFLDENNKLIDRMQVYLTPENLKPILNYYGGNIYKTTKWADYLKTYRSQVSQTEAPKEDLN
- a CDS encoding rubrerythrin family protein; the protein is MNSIKGTETEKNLLKAFAGESQAKNRYTFFAKQARKEGFEQIANIFMETALNEEQHAKTFFKFLEGGAVEITAAYPAGKIGLTTENLLASAEGEQEEWSELYVTFADVAKKEGFSEIAAKFRLVATVEKLHEERYRKLLKNLEEGEVFKKVGKNRWMCLKCGYVFEGEKAPDVCPLCGHPQAYFEIKAENY
- a CDS encoding TlpA disulfide reductase family protein; amino-acid sequence: MSKRSFYLIIGLFFLAACQRYSDKFDIEGHLYKGQGRKVYLQELTVDNDGPIDSMVIDRQGNFKFKGQIEMPKFFTLRVSPNNFITLLIDKGDNIFITGQYKDLPKTYHISGSTGSMLMHDLTFRLNKSLASIDSLNAIYLRYRDSTKIDSLRDALDKSFDKIADSQRKYTFDFITGNIQSLSCIMALYQQFNPRTFVVRPEIDYKYFFKVDSSLTQNYSNSPYVENFHSYVESLKEKLKVKGARRAQLGSFAPDITLNNQYGSPVTLSGYQEKYVLLVFWASWCPPCRLENKNLVILNHKYRSAGFVIFQVSLDKSRDAWIKAIREDRMYWTQVSDLKEWNSSVVPLYGLERIPTCYLLDPNSRIIAVNLRGPALEKKLKEIYGY
- a CDS encoding UDP-2,3-diacylglucosamine diphosphatase, with the translated sequence MEEQKKIYFASDLHLGLYPYQQSREREKLFVSWLDQVKKDAAGIYLLGDMFDYWYEYKKVVPRGFTRFLGKICEITDSGIPVHYFTGNHDVWIFDYLSSETGVIVHHEPVVKVFDGKKFFIGHGDGLGSGDYSYKLLKAIFTSKFLQFCFSRIHPNLTVAFGQAWSRKSRYSKGISEVFKGEEREQLVKFAKEKLQNEHFDYFVFGHRHLLLDIKLNETSRYINVGDWIFNFSYAVWDGKTMQLKKYKK